One Nocardia sp. NBC_01327 genomic window carries:
- a CDS encoding DUF6907 domain-containing protein: protein MSDAPANQKRQCPSWCVEHFDHLDSGPRAADGFEVHTGLKSNQPLSIFGLWPLTTSLERTDSVDGEPVSYAIELHVGERSWLQLTPAEADYLAQQLHLLTAEARRMPATRQAGSLD from the coding sequence GTGAGCGATGCCCCGGCCAACCAGAAACGGCAATGCCCTTCCTGGTGCGTGGAGCACTTCGATCACCTTGATTCCGGGCCTCGCGCGGCCGACGGGTTCGAGGTCCACACGGGGTTGAAATCGAATCAGCCATTGAGCATATTCGGTCTGTGGCCGCTCACGACCTCGCTGGAGCGGACCGACAGTGTCGACGGCGAACCTGTGTCTTACGCCATCGAGCTGCATGTAGGGGAACGGTCCTGGCTACAGCTCACCCCTGCCGAGGCCGACTACTTGGCCCAACAGCTGCACCTGCTGACCGCTGAAGCTCGCCGCATGCCCGCTACGCGACAAGCGGGATCCCTCGACTGA
- a CDS encoding ArsR/SmtB family transcription factor: protein MSDSGQRRIGNSPAERIDLYQTWSNPVRRRILSHLGEHGPANSTSLARALGESTGTTSYHLRKLAEQHLIEEDAERSDGRSRWWRACNVVFRNPPRSQMTPEELAAADELLNLRVSRDIELYLRFVAEYDTADGWCDGDRFRAHLTKEEVRQFAEDYQALLRKYLRPVEDAPPGARTMAVRFYMLPENPLDDSEGGADTSGQ from the coding sequence ATGTCCGACTCCGGCCAACGACGCATCGGCAACAGCCCGGCCGAGCGGATCGACCTCTACCAGACCTGGAGCAACCCCGTTCGCCGCCGCATCCTGTCCCACCTGGGCGAACACGGGCCGGCCAACTCGACCTCGCTGGCTCGGGCACTGGGCGAGAGCACCGGAACCACCAGCTATCACTTGCGCAAACTCGCCGAACAGCACCTCATCGAGGAGGACGCCGAACGTTCCGACGGTCGTTCCCGGTGGTGGCGCGCCTGCAATGTGGTGTTCCGCAACCCGCCGCGTTCCCAGATGACCCCCGAGGAGCTCGCCGCCGCCGACGAGTTGTTGAACCTGCGTGTCAGCCGTGACATCGAGCTCTATCTACGGTTCGTCGCCGAATACGACACCGCCGACGGATGGTGCGACGGTGATCGATTCCGCGCGCACCTGACCAAGGAGGAGGTTCGCCAGTTCGCCGAGGACTATCAGGCCCTGCTCCGCAAATACCTGCGCCCCGTCGAAGACGCGCCGCCGGGCGCCCGGACCATGGCTGTGCGCTTCTACATGCTCCCGGAAAACCCGCTCGATGATTCAGAGGGCGGCGCGGACACATCCGGGCAGTGA